CTCCACTTTCTGCAGCCCCCATCACttcctctatttttttttccttgggtGTATTTCTGCTCATGGTGTCATCGGCTTCTGGAAATACATAGTATACATAGTGGTTGTACTTCTTTTGCATCTATATTTGCATGTATATTTGAGTGTAAGCATGTCCATGTGTACATGACTGTAAAAGATACCATTAACTCTTGAGCTTCTGTTCTTATAAACAGTAACTAGGAGACACATCAGTAGCAGGACAGGAGGTACAGTGTAAACTACATAGAGTGCTGcatctgaaaaacagaaaccaaaagaggagacaataaaaagaaacactttcCAAAACACTTACCATATTTTTCAGGCTATAaggtgcacttaaaatcctttacttttctcaaaaatcaacagtgcgctttataatctggtgcgccttatgtaagaattctggttgtgcttactgaccttgaaccaaTTTCATGTGGTACACagtgctcaaaaatctgtcaaaaaatgttttagtacgactttggtaagttacgaagccgcaccgcttgttggattgtcagagcattatggACACCGTAGTTAGGAGCTTCGCGGAGTAATCCGGGACTAaactccgcttcaggtcccaaagtcaaacgaacactgcgctATCACTGAGAGTCAAAatctgtctaaattctttcttCTTTAATAAAGAAGAAGTAAagcagtgttgctgctttaccgaGAAAGTACGAAAAATGAGTTTAGTAAaatttgacttatctgactgttttgtttcgcttaatgcgccttataatctggtgcgccttatggtccgaaaaatacgatAACTTAAGAGCAGAAATGTGGCCCTTCATTATGCTTTCATGTTCACTTCTCTTTTTGTTAATAGTTATGTGTATTTTAACTTAACACAGACCCACAGATGTTTTAACATATCGGTGTGACATAGACTTACTTCATGTACAGTAACCATGAAACCATAACCATAAACAAAACCAAATGTTAATCTTAAATGTGAAAAGGTACTTGTTCTCACAACATTTCTCAGCTGGCGTGCAcactaacagaaacacatatGCAGTATATAATTTTTTAATAGCTTTACCTGGGATTTTTCTGGTGTGCTGCAAAAAGACTGTAAGAGAAAAAGACTCTTAGTGTTGTTACCACATTCATTTCAAGACagactttgttttttctatttttgtaaCAGAATAGCTAGTAAAAGATGACATTTCATCAGATATGACTTActgattaaaaagtgaaaaagtaaaaataaactcctaaaaaaatttttttgcctcaacaattttcattttaaattagaAAATAATTTACACACAACAAATGTTATACATTCTTTTATATAACAAAAATTCTTTAGTGTCTTTAATATGTGGCTAGTCAAAACAAGTTATAGCATGTGGATTATATTCTCCTCCAATGACGACAGAAGTCTGCAGAcaccatcacactgcctccgCCAAAACCTTTCACCCTAAGGGTGCAGGAATTACTATAGTGTTCTCTGTATCTTCTCCATAGCTTAACCATATGCTCCGAGTCCCGAAAGCGGAATCCGCACTCATTGATGAACACGATGTTCCTCCACATGTTAAGGTTCAAGTGCACATTTTGCTGCCACCAGCACAAACAACACTATGAGACGAGATACTGGCTGTGTGCAGTCTGTTCCATATTGTCTGGGTAAGGAGGCGTTGgccttttctactctcccggagcactcacccattcacaccagcACTGTTTTCTATGATTAAATGCTTTCTTTTTAATACCAGCACACATTCGCTCTCCAATgtatgcatcggagagcaatttggggttcagtatcttgcccaaggatatttggcatgcaacCAAGGATCGAACCTGATTTAAGAGAGATTAGATTGTGTTTCTGTCATGTAGTGATTGTGCTTAACTGTATGaaacctccatccatccatccattcacttccgcttatccttttcagggtcgcggggggcgctggagcctatcccagctgtcatagggcgagaggcggggtacaccctggacaggtcgccagtctgtcacagggctaacacacagggacagacaaccattcgcactcacattcactcacacattcacacctagtggcaacctATTAGACATTATgaaactgtcatggtcctgggtcttttgacgcagcgttttgtgtttcttcttcttcttcttatgtaTTCTGTTTGAGACTTTCTGTTCTTCCTTGGTTTAGTGTCCAGTCATCCCTGCTTGTGTGTTCCCTCTGCTCTGTCAGTTTCATGTCTCTGAGTTCTGTCAGtgtatgtttcctgttttactttgaaggcccGTATTTGGTGTCAGTGTTGTTAGTTTGCGTCCTTCCTGTCTCGTCACGTCAATTAGGTTCAACTGTGTCTCCCTCCTTTGTGCAGTTTCCTTGTTTCCCcatgtgtatttatagtgtgtgtcctCTTGTGCTTGTTACTGGTCTGTCTGTGTTGTCTCCCTGAGCCACTCTGTGTCCCTCCATGCTGTTCTCCCTGCTCGTTGTTCTTCGTGTTACCTCTGCTCTCCATACCCTCGTATTGAGGTTTGTTGTTCAGTTCTTAGTGTTCCCAGTTTAGATTATTTCTTAGTTCTCTTTCTCGCCGCCCTCGCTTTTGGTTGTATGTCAGTCTCCTTAAATAAAGCTCACTCACATCTCAGCCACTgcctgcactttgggtccttcATTCATACCTCAACACAGCTTGCCCCACAAACCATGACAGAAACAGCAGATTTTGCCAAAGAGATACTTTGAGAAGCTTCCTAACAGTCTGCAGTCTACgaactaacctcagctaacaatgttagcttGGTGGCGAGTACCCTTcattaatagtaataaaaatcacacatcgACGTACATCGACGGTACTGAAGTTTCGCCCATCCCATTCTTCTTATGAAGTGGTGTTGGAAATGCATTCCTGCCCATGCACTGCTGGCTCTGGGTCCATTGTGTAACTTACAccaccaacattaacaggacGCTTAATTTAGAGCCTCTTATtgggtgttttgtttgggtttccagcaATCCGAATCAGAGAAACTGTATTAATCCCAGATGGAAAttgagtttaattttttttttttaaaagagccGTGGGTCGTACTCAAACCCAGGCCGCCCGTTCTCAGCCATGCAATGTATGACTACATGCTTATCCAACTGAGTTAAACCTACACCCGACTGCATTTAGTCACCAAAATTGGAGAAGGCATAGAGAGGGgctagcctaacatatgaaacaggaaatgtccgccgtgtattctatttatttcagcaaagtaactgtattctgattaCCACCCATTTAAACGATAACTGTACAGTTAGTACAGTTAGATGTTATATTTGACAGTTTCAATGTGTCTTGAGAAACACTCCAAACAACTGGTCCAgaactgtttttatcatttaagaaacatttctaaactcagacTACTGGTGTCAAAGACAGAACTTGGGATGATTACTCAGCTCTGCATCACCTTCAGAATGTACAGAATGCTGCGGCAAGACTTTTACCTGGCACAAACAAGAGGTCACATATTACTTAAGTTATGGCTTCTCCTCATTGGTTGCCAGTAAATTTTagggttcattttaaaattttagtcgTAACTTTCAGAGCTCTTCATGATGAAGCTCCCCAGTATATCTCTGACCTGTTGAAACCTCATGCTTTATCCCGAGTATTTAGGTCTTTAGGTCAGAAGTTACTGTTGGTCCCACATACTACGTTCAAAACACGTGGGGATCGGGCTTTTCAGGCACTGACACCAAGGCTGTGAAACTCTCTTCTGATGTCTTTACGCTGTCTCCACTACATTgactcctttaaaaagcagctgaagacatttttatacaaacgagcttttaattaaatttttcattgttttatataattttatttctatttctggttttattgtgaagcactttgtgatttttatctgtgaaaagtgctatataaataaattttacttacttagtAGAAAATTTTGAAGCACTTAAATATGCAAAGTGTTCAGATTTGAACaaaatttacatgaaataaGCCATTTATGGGTTTGTTACAACTAAATTTTTATTACAAATGTGAAGAATGATTGTATAATGAAAGTTAGAATATGACTGCTTAGAgggacaaaaatgtttttgtggtCTCAGACCACCTGTGGTAAGTGAGGCTCTCAGTAGTTCTAATTTTTGTGCTGCTATTTTTTTGTGCAGAGTGTAAACATCATATTgacagttttagttttactgCACTCTTCAGATAGCTGAACTGACCTAAAACATGAActgacataaaacaaacacgTGGCTTAAATTGTATTATCTTATACAAAACTGTCCAGCATACCTGACAGCTCAATCTTGGTGTAGTTTTCAACTCTCCACTGTGAGTCTGACCCACACCAGTATGTCCCACCATCAGCTGCTTCCAGTTCTGTGATCCTCACTGTGAAAGAGCTGGAAGCAGCAGCATCTTGCAGTGTGAACCTGCTTTGACTCGTCACCATGTCTGAGCAATTGTTGCGGTGGTCTCCCTTACAGAGGAACTTCCTGTTATCCCAATGTTGCGGAGGATAAGGACACTGCAAAGTTAGTGGATGTCCTGCAGTACCATTTATTTTAGTTGATTTGACACAGCACCACTCTGTCAGATTGAAAGAGAAATATTATTTCAGAATAATCAAATATTTAAGTTTCTTAGAGACTATTTGACAGCAAATAATGTCTTCTTGGCGCTGGTGTAAAGAGCTATTACTATGATTTTTTACCTTCAACTTCCAGCTCAACAGCAGAGAAAACATCCAGCTCAGAGTTTCTGTGGACACCACAGAGGTATGACCCTGAATCATTATGAGTCAAACTGTTAATGGTCACTGTGAATTTTCGCAACACTTTGTCATCATCAAGTCTGAATCGTGAATTTTgtttggtgtcagaggtgatcAGTGCCTGCTGCAGACATGTGGAGGGCCGATTTCCTCTGCAGATGTACTTCAGGCTGTTCTGGTACTGAGACTCATACCGACAACTGACAGACTCAGAGTATCCCTCATAACTTTGAACTTTGGTCACAGTGTCACAGCAGCTGTCTGTCAAGAAGGTAAACAACATCAAAAGATATGTTACAGCCACGAAACTATTACATATAAGACTTAAGTGTTTTTTCCAAGTAAAAGTACAGTTTAATGGAGAGTCAATTTTGCAGCAAAAATTCCAGATAGTCCTGCACTCACGTACCACTGTTTAAAGAAAttcaaaattcaaattttatttgtcacacacatAATCGACACAGTACGACATGTAGTGAAAGACTTA
This sequence is a window from Oreochromis niloticus isolate F11D_XX linkage group LG6, O_niloticus_UMD_NMBU, whole genome shotgun sequence. Protein-coding genes within it:
- the LOC102077250 gene encoding polymeric immunoglobulin receptor isoform X1; this translates as MWSIQNLLFVFCISLRCLTSAVGMIHVTGYVGREVNVSCSYDQSYVSHEKYLCKNDCGNSDVLITTSQASKTKYSIYDDISARIFTTTIFDLQYTDAGKYWCGVTKTGTDIYTEVKLKLVQDSCCDTVTKVQSYEGYSESVSCRYESQYQNSLKYICRGNRPSTCLQQALITSDTKQNSRFRLDDDKVLRKFTVTINSLTHNDSGSYLCGVHRNSELDVFSAVELEVEEWCCVKSTKINGTAGHPLTLQCPYPPQHWDNRKFLCKGDHRNNCSDMVTSQSRFTLQDAAASSSFTVRITELEAADGGTYWCGSDSQWRVENYTKIELSVFLQHTRKIPDAALYVVYTVPPVLLLMCLLVTVYKNRSSRVNEADDTMSRNTPKEKKIEEVMGAAESGIYKKSRSCDDIRTAKSLQRWRWR